A genome region from Phoenix dactylifera cultivar Barhee BC4 unplaced genomic scaffold, palm_55x_up_171113_PBpolish2nd_filt_p 000950F, whole genome shotgun sequence includes the following:
- the LOC103724269 gene encoding uncharacterized protein LOC103724269 has protein sequence MSDAYKNVKAGRLTFKGGDLAPVKAIDKKKHKKKNKKAAAEVDENPTDGAPASGEDAAAASGGGVYTIDAAKRMKYEELFPVETKKFGYDPANKSRTGARSVEEALDDRVRKKADRYCK, from the coding sequence ATGTCGGATGCGTACAAGAACGTAAAGGCGGGGAGGCTGACCTTCAAGGGCGGCGACCTCGCCCCCGTCAAGGCCATCGACAAGAAGAAacacaagaagaaaaataagaaggcAGCGGCGGAGGTGGACGAGAACCCCACAGACGGCGCCCCCGCCAGCGGCGAGGACGCGGCGGCGGCGTCCGGCGGAGGGGTGTACACGATCGACGCGGCGAAGCGGATGAAGTACGAGGAGCTCTTCCCCGTGGAGACAAAGAAGTTCGGCTATGACCCTGCCAACAAGTCCCGCACCGGCGCCCGCTCCGTCGAAGAGGCCCTCGATGACCGCGTCCGCAAGAAGGCTGACCGCTACTGCAAGTGA